A stretch of DNA from Drosophila virilis strain 15010-1051.87 chromosome 5, Dvir_AGI_RSII-ME, whole genome shotgun sequence:
AAgtaatcgatatttaaacgtTAAGTAAACGTACTTGGAATTGTTTTCAAatcatataataatatttcaagAAATCCCCAAGCATGTTCTAATTGTAATAATGAAATCAATAAGCTGGTCAACAGCTTCAAAACGTATTTTGTGCACTATTTACCCTACTCATTATGAACTTTTTTTTCACAAAATGCGTCAGCGTATTTACTTACTGACGAATGTCAGGAATTTTTGATGTCAAACGGAAAACATGTTTCGATATTGAACtatatataattgatttaCTTTAATTCTCTAATTAGCTCTGAAACAGTGCACACGCTGTGTGCAAAATTTGACCCTGACACatgaatacaaatattatacccAATTTCCACACGGTTAACGACTTCTCCAGATCTTCTCCTATGTTTGGCCAATCAATGATCATGTGCAAAATCAATCTCTGGCATATTTTGCGCACTATATAAGAACTTGGCTAGATGGCACAGAATCACAGTTTAGCAATAACCGAGCTTCTAGGCAGAGCCAAACTCAGCGAAAGGCGTTAATTtgctaagaaaaaaaaatctattgcGAGATTTCACAAACAATATTAACGATGGCAAAGgtacaaaaaatcaacaacaacaacaaaaatcagtCAATTATTTAACTATGCACTAATTCCAGCTCTTGATAGGCTTTATTTGCCTGACAGCTCTAATTTGCATGCTGGCAACTGTAAAAGCAGCTCCTGCACAggtatttaaacaataattcaaatattttctataaataatTCGAATTGTATTTGGCTTAAAAGAGCTTGGACGACGACCTCTCTACGGCGGACAGCATAGGCGTTGGCTACTATGTGCCATCCTATTACAGTCCATATTACGGCAGAAGCAGCTATGGCTACGGCGGATTTGGCGGTTACGGCTACGGTGGCTACAGAGGTTACGGCAGCTACTATCGTCGCCCCATTTATCCGGTCTGGGGCTGAGCATGAGACGCAATAGAGCCTAGATAGTAGTTCATAcacatacatctatatatacatatatatatatcgcacTTTAAGTCTTgtaaaactaacaacaatATTTTAGCTAAAAATTTAGCCGTTTTTCTCTTAGTATTCTAGCTCTATGTTTACATTAAGGAAAAGAGTTTACTTAAACacaatgtattttctttttcttttctcgaGACCCATTCCGTCCAGTTGCTGCTCCTTTCACTCGACTACTGTGTCATCCAAAACAAGTTCAGTCGGTTTTGATTTTTACCTACACAAAATGACGTCACAAATGCCTTTGACCCCACGACAATTAACAACGcgccacacacaaaaaattacattttttttggaatttttttttgctctgttTAAGCTGGAGAACCGGATTGCACGACTTTAAAAAGCGCTTCCGAAGAAGTTGCAGCAATAAATTTTGTGGCTAGCTGCCGGCAACGTAACATAAATTGCAAAAGGGAAATTTCGGCCAAGCGAATTACCCGTAGACGGCGCTGAACCCGCGACCCGCGACCCGCACAAGCTCAAAGTTTGagctacatataaaaaaaaaaaaaaaagaagagttttacaaaataataaaacaattaagtacAATTTTGTGGCATCGAAATGTTTGCGTTTTAGTCTAtgcaaaaaattaagttaggtttttgtttttggaggCTGTAAAGCGGCCTCTAGTGGTGCCGGCGAGCGTGTCCATGCGCCTTGTGCGCTTGCTTCTTGTGATGATGGGCCTTTTGCTGATGGCCCTTTGAGGATTTGCCGCTCCTGGACGACTTGTGGCGTCTGCCATTGCGCTGCGTCTTGGAATGATGCGGCGCCAGTGGCACATTGATGCGACCATGCTTCACATGCTCCTTGGCCGCATCCTGTATGCTGTGTTGCTGATTGTGTTCCGCCAGCTGGCCGCCATGTGTGGCCACATGCTGACGCTTGTGATGCTGCCGCTGgtcctgctccagctgctgcgaTGCCAGCACAGCGGCAATCAGGATTGTGGCAATTATAAACAACTATAAAACGgggggaaaaaaaagaaatgtatcaaaacaaaatagcTATGCAACATTTGGAATACCCGAATGGGCAGGATTGTGCGACACAGCTGCTATCTAAGCGGATAAGATAACAATGTCGGCCCCCTTTCACGAGCCCACTCACCGATTTCAGCATGATATTTCCACGGTTTTTCAGCTTTGCCTTACGAATTCTCGTTGTATAAACGCAGACGTTCGAATGTCGACTGCTGTCGGAAACTCTTCCGCTGGTGTTTATAACGTTATCTTTTATATGACCAGCGAGCAGCGCTCCAGCCCCTacatcatatatatacacacacacacacttatatatatatatgtactttcaTATGCGTCAGTTTGTGCGCGCGGCGTTTTATCGGCCATAAAGACCGAAATACAGAGTATGCTTATGGTTTATGTATTTTCTCATTTGATGTAACCAGATGTGGCTCTTGGCAGACATAGCTCAATCCTAACTAGAAATTACGTGACTTTCGGTCAAagtctatatacatacatatactcaGATCATATTGATGGGTAAACATTTCTCCAGTTCTAAATTCAACGGAAGTTCCAACTGCTGAGGCACTTCATtcctatataatataatccAGCTGTCTGCTTatctacacatacatacacacatacacacacacacacatatatatatatatatataatcggCACACTTATCTTTCATAGAACGCTTTGGTATACGATAtggctctatatatatatatatatatatttttagttttcagTGTAAAATATAATTGGATCatgaatttgattttattgcaTATACTTGAAAATTAGaattatacaaaataagtgtaaataaaatactaattcACGAtttcttgctgctgttttgtgtgtgtttgtgttaaCTTTTAATCTATTGAATTGaaagtttatttattgatttgaatatatatttgtatatgtttaCGTGTGTTCGCTTGCTAAACGTAGTtagttaattatataaatatgtatgtatgtgttttgcTATCGAATGCTTCTTTGCTTCATATTCAACGTACATAAGTATACAAAAggttgaatatatgtatatatatataaaatatttgcttacatagaatatatatataagtgggATTTACGCAAAGTGTTGGTTATAAGgagaaatatataatttagagTAGAACAAAATTGGTTTTAGAAAACAAAATCGAAGTTAATATGCAGAAaacaatagaaaataaaaacataaatatataatgcaatatttcacacaaaaataaacttaaaattaatacaatatttttttttttttactttttcgtagttttagtgttttttttttacatttttttttttactgttttttcttctttgtttaATTGGATTATATTGTGTGTTATAATTTACGACAAGTTGATAGCTTGCTCTTAACGTGGCTAACGCAATGTTGTTATTTCAATTGGGTCTTAATAGAAAAActacaaaaggaaaaaaatgttGGCGTTGACAAAGTTTAAACCGATTTGTTTCGAATTTGAAGTTTGAATTTTCATTGAACACTTTTTGGGGTCAATATGTCGATAATAATGAGAAAATACTATTCTGATTGTTATTTCTTATAACGGCAAACACTACAGATATTGATAATAGTGGTAgataaatttgaatataagtAATCGGTTATTGGTTATTTGATTCTACAAATCGTTTGACCCTAAACTGTTGCCAACGTTATCAATTTCCTACTCCTCGATGGTGTAAAGGAAATAGTAGTTTTCATTATCGTTGATTGCGGCTGGCGGTGCTTTCGGTGATTTTCTCGATAGCGGTTCAAATCCCATGAATAGGAATGCCTCAATTAAACGATGACAATCCGGCTGATCCTTGCGCATTACCATGACAATGCCGTCTACCTCTAACTTATCCTCGGCAAACTCCAAGAGGGATGTGAAGGTCTCCTTGGAGCCGGCTGGGGCAAAATCAGTGGGGAAAGCGACGTATAATATGTTGTTGTTCGGGTTCAAAATCGACATCCAATTGGTAGACTGGTCTTCAGTGACGTGCAATTTGATGGAAATATGCACTGGCTGGTCATGCTGCAAGATCTGGCGCAACACCTCCTGGCAGTCATCCTCCGAGCATAACGAATGAATGTCATGCGACTCCGTGTCAGAGCATTCTGACGACGAAGACGACGAAGGTGACGATGCCCGAGAGCTGGCCTCGAACAAGCTGCCGCCAGCCGAGTCAACCGAAGACTTTCGGCTGTAGCCTATCGTAAATGAATTGAAtcacaaatatgaatatacaATTTGAATAGATGTGTAGCCAGTTTATTTACCCGTTAAGAGCGATGCCCTATCGTGATCTGTTCTGTGGTGGACAGGGACATCAGGACCACCACAGAGGCCCTACGCCGAGAGAGATGCGGTAGGACTCAGTCGACATGTTCGTGGCGCAAGACGAAGTCGAGATGGTACGGAGCTTGCCATCGGCACATCCTGCAACTCCGCTATCATTAAAATCTCTTCTAACGAAGTTACTACTAAAGATTGGGTCGCTGTGAATGaaacgaaaattaaaatacacaaCCAACCATATTATAGATGCCAATTCAATATTCCATGATATACTGTTGTCGATTTTGTAGTAGTACatggatttttattaaatttaccaaatcatttttaaaggcAATTGGTGGCAAGGCACAACACAGCTTTACGACGCAATAGCTTATGGAAAACTGACATATGCACCCTCGAAGCGTGACTATTATCAGTAATGCCGAATCAAattaaacacatttttttttatgacgCAGACTTGTTTTCAGtatgtttataaagataaGAAGCCGGTTATCTGCAATAAAATCGGCAAGCGCAAGCGATATGCCGATACAACAGCTGCCCGATAACGATAACAATTATCGCACAACCATGCCGGTGAAATACAACCCTGCTCGTATACAGAGTTTTTCACCACAGCATGGCGGCACAGGCAGCtgtcgcacgcacacacatactcaaTCGTGAACGTTTGCGCAAAGAAAAAACAGCGAAAATTACGGCGTCTGAAAAATACGCGAAAAATCcttaattttttgaaaatatatataaaaatacactTTTAAGATGTCGATTGGTGTACCTATTAAAGTTCTGCACGAGGCTGAGGGCCACATAATCACTTGCGAGACAATCACCGGCGAAGTCTACCGCGGCAAGCTCATCGAGGCGGAGGACAATATGAATTGCCAAATGACACAAATTACGGTTACCTATCGGGATGGACGCACGGCCAATCTGGAGAATGTTTATATACGCGGCTCGAAGATACGTTTTCTCATACTGCCCGACATGTTAAAGAATGCGCCGATGTTTAAAAAGCAGACCGGCAAAGGGCTTGGTGGGACAGCCGGTCGCGGAAAAGCGGCAATACTTCGAGCACAGGGTGAGTCAGGCATTctaagtgtatatatatacgtatgttaTCTCATGTACTAACGCGTCACGTTTTTCGACTACAGCTCGTGGTCGAGGCAGAGGAACTGGTCCTGCTGGCGGCGGTCGAGGCGGTGGTGGACCACCAGGTGCACCCGGTGGCGGCGGACGCGGCGCCTGGCAAGGCGGCCCTACAGGCGGACGTGGACGCGGCGGCTTGTAAGAGGCAACAACGGGAGGAGCACATTCTACTATATAATTTAAGGGAATTTAATCTTAGCGGGCGGGTCGCAAAACTAACATGTTGAAAATCTTATTATTTGTCAAGAAAACCAGACGGAGtatatgaaaattgaatttcaaaatGTGAACACTCGtctttattttgttgcctAGAGTAGAAGAAGGAAACCAACGCCAATTATGTggacaaacaaatataaagataagatatatgtatatgtataaagtCGTCGCTTTTCGAATATTATACAAAGAGAGCAATTCCATGACAGTATTACAATCTGTATAGCTTGACTGTCGACGGATAGCTCTCTTCATTTCGCTATTCGCAAGTTTGGTTAGCTTGAAAAAGCCAAAGGACAATGGACATTTTCCAGACAGAAAACAGGTTATATGGTGTTAGATTCGGTTAGTTTGGGCAACGTCGAATATCATACAAAGAGAGCAATTCCATGACAGTATTACATTTGTTACTGGACTGTCGACGGACAGCTCTCTTTATTCACTTATTCGCTTTTGGGTACGATTTGATGGTTATTGAACATTTAGTTCAGCGGGGACGGCACACAAACATTGAGCAAGTAGTAAGAATGTTGTAGCCGGAAAAAACCGACTGCACGATACCCTGTTCACAGTTTACCAGTCGGATAAGTCAGGCGAGAGTTTGCTAGCGGACCGACTAATACATTAACTACAAAGCTTCTAGCTTCAAAATTATGTACGGACAGACGGTCAGCTGGGCGTGCGTCGCAATCAGAAAATCAATATACTCTCATTTTCGTAGGGTacagaatatacatatacatataatatactaAAGCGTTTGTTGGGCCGGCACAGACAAAAATATGTGAATATTTCTGTATATTGATGCCAATTAAACAACAAACTGCGCACTTGGCAAAGCGTTTCGAATTGAGAGCGTTTCGTAGGCGTTCGCTCCGAGTAGTATAGAAACCCCTGGCAGGAGAAGAGGGGGGTGCGCAGTATGGCAGCGCGAGCCATGTTAATTTAATGAGTGCAATTCAACCCCCACCCCACCCCATACCTCAGAAATTCAATCGACGGCACGTGCATGCGCGCAAGTGCAGTTAAATGACTTTCAATTAAGCAGGAAATATGCAATATGTTAACCACCTACCCGAACTGATCCTCTGATATGGGAGActctggctgttgctgctgcagctgcgatTGCATGTTAGCCAATGCCATCTCACTCACTTATAttacaagtatatatatatatgcgtgtgtgtgtgtgtgtgcttgtatatatgtatttatcacAGTTACGTTTATGTTATGCCTAGCTGTATGTCTCTTTTGTGTGCCAATTCCGTTATCACAGCTCTGTTTACACTTAGACAAAGTTCTAGAAGTTTACATCGAAAAGGCTTGCGAAAGGTATTTgcctctctcccgctctctttgtgtgtttgttttgtttacaacaCGAAAGATTTGTGCTTGTATTTGACTTTGTTTAACCGTTTGCCGAAGCGCAGCGTTTAGCGTTTGCCAGCCAACTGACGGCATCTCAATGGCGGTGGCatcatttatttcaaaaaaaatttaGTTGCTCCCcctacacacaaacacacacacacattcacacatacgtAAATGCAtgctgtatatgtgtgtgtatgctacTACTACTTAGTTGGGGTTATAGGCACTATCCGGCGGCGCCAGAATAGAAACAAATAAACGGGTACAGTTTAGCTTTTAAAGAAAAACCGCCTTTGGGCTTGTTTTTCGAAATCTTGTTTCGAAGGTTAAACGTTGCCCCTACGAATGTTCCAATAGTATTTTGCGGTTGGCGAAAGAGCAAAGGCAAACAAGTGGCAAAAGgtagcaagaagaagaaaaaagaaagaaaaactaattacaTTTGCATTGCTGATGCCATTTTATGTCTATGCAAACATATATGCCCGCACAGAGATATTGAAAAACAGTACTATGaaattgttgtagctgtttttttttctctgagtgCTTTGTTTACCAGACAAATTGAATTATGTGCCACGAAAAATACgctatttatataaaacatatatttgtaatgtGTTTTTGTCGTGCTTTACTAAACTCATGAATAATAAATGCGATCGGCACGTGCgccacttaaaaaaaaaatagcaaaacagCAAATATGAAATGGCTATAAAtagcaaaagaaaagaaaacgaaaaaaa
This window harbors:
- the SmD3 gene encoding small nuclear ribonucleoprotein Sm D3 gives rise to the protein MSIGVPIKVLHEAEGHIITCETITGEVYRGKLIEAEDNMNCQMTQITVTYRDGRTANLENVYIRGSKIRFLILPDMLKNAPMFKKQTGKGLGGTAGRGKAAILRAQARGRGRGTGPAGGGRGGGGPPGAPGGGGRGAWQGGPTGGRGRGGL
- the LOC6626907 gene encoding uncharacterized protein — encoded protein: MLKSLFIIATILIAAVLASQQLEQDQRQHHKRQHVATHGGQLAEHNQQHSIQDAAKEHVKHGRINVPLAPHHSKTQRNGRRHKSSRSGKSSKGHQQKAHHHKKQAHKAHGHARRHH
- the Oda gene encoding LOW QUALITY PROTEIN: ornithine decarboxylase antizyme (The sequence of the model RefSeq protein was modified relative to this genomic sequence to represent the inferred CDS: deleted 1 base in 1 codon) yields the protein MALANMQSQLQQQQPESPISEDQFGDPIFSSNFVRRDFNDSGVAGCADGKLRTISTSSCATNMSTESYRISLGVGPLWWSDVPVHHRTDHDRASLLTGYSRKSSVDSAGGSLFEASSRASSPSSSSSSECSDTESHDIHSLCSEDDCQEVLRQILQHDQPVHISIKLHVTEDQSTNWMSILNPNNNILYVAFPTDFAPAGSKETFTSLLEFAEDKLEVDGIVMVMRKDQPDCHRLIEAFLFMGFEPLSRKSPKAPPAAINDNENYYFLYTIEE
- the LOC6626914 gene encoding uncharacterized protein, with the translated sequence MAKLLIGFICLTALICMLATVKAAPAQSLDDDLSTADSIGVGYYVPSYYSPYYGRSSYGYGGFGGYGYGGYRGYGSYYRRPIYPVWG